One part of the Pseudoliparis swirei isolate HS2019 ecotype Mariana Trench chromosome 6, NWPU_hadal_v1, whole genome shotgun sequence genome encodes these proteins:
- the fancf gene encoding Fanconi anemia group F protein, whose protein sequence is MEAVLKNVASTAELLAVAGRSGEVEQWDEQTLTRAFQWARYCEHLFSRFHRNPAIRVCMEKQLQLTHQGLQAAFDGYIEVSFSDLSRCQHLLLVGLLGNPELPISIMKILFGTPSPANTKPSECQDVTGFCSHIVQCKSACKVLSPLAAVSAVGADAEVQAVMLMERLDALLSQGSDACRTEHILDSVLRGFEGAPGHFCLVIAAALLTKENSAAKSASQDFLLDWLRKEQCVLQHMCSALPAALIIDLTKEHLTFRDAYWDLLKKWASDMEYSLSEGDWVQTRTNPRVSFNRLTEHLLGLCETGPSLRKEVEKELNALKVSDGDYDVRGLSVWADLLSTLNKSVL, encoded by the coding sequence ATGGAGGCGGTGCTGAAAAACGTAGCGAGCACGGCGGAGCTGCTGGCAGTGGCGGGGCGGAGCGGGGAGGTGGAGCAATGGGATGAACAAACTCTGACCAGAGCTTTTCAATGGGCTCGCTACTGCGAACACCTCTTCTCCAGGTTTCACCGGAACCCCGCGATCAGGGTGTGCATGGAGAAGCAGCTGCAGCTCACACATCAAGGTTTGCAAGCTGCCTTCGACGGATACATTGAAGTGTCCTTCTCGGACCTCTCCCGGTGTCAGCACTTGTTGCTTGTTGGGCTGTTGGGAAACCCCGAGCTGCCCATCTCCATCATGAAGATACTGTTTGGCACTCCGAGTCCTGCAAACACCAAGCCGAGTGAGTGCCAGGACGTTACCGGCTTCTGCAGCCACATCGTCCAATGCAAATCTGCGTGTAAAGTCCTGAGTCCTCTCGCTGCCGTGTCAGCTGTCGGTGCTGATGCTGAGGTGCAGGCGGTCATGCTGATGGAGAGGTTGGATGCTCTGCTGAGCCAAGGCAGTGACGCCTGCCGAACCGAGCACATTCTGGACTCTGTCCTCCGGGGGTTTGAAGGAGCACCAGGACATTTCTGTCTCGTCATCGCTGCAGCTTTGCTGACGAAGGAAAACTCTGCTGCAAAAAGTGCTTCACAGGACTTTCTCTTGGACTGGCTGCGGAAGGAACAATGTGTGCTGCAGCACATGTGTTCTGCTTTGCCTGCTGCGCTTATTATAGACCTGACCAAAGAACACCTGACATTTAGAGATGCATACTGGGATTTGCTGAAAAAGTGGGCGTCTGATATGGAATACAGCTTAAGTGAGGGTGACTGGGTTCAAACCAGAACAAACCCAAGAGTGTCCTTCAACAGACTGACTGAGCACTTGCTGGGCTTGTGTGAGACGGGTCCCTCTCTGAGGAAGGAGGTGGAAAAGGAGCTAAATGCTTTGAAGGTTTCCGATGGAGACTATGATGTCAGGGGTCTGAGTGTGTGGGCAGACCTCCTGTCAACTTTAAACAAGTCCGTCTTATGA